One window from the genome of Marinobacter sp. LV10R510-11A encodes:
- a CDS encoding 3-hydroxyacyl-CoA dehydrogenase NAD-binding domain-containing protein yields the protein MSAIRYELGSDQILTLTIDMPGQSANTMNAAFREALNETVPRVQGDLDNICGIIVASAKKTFFAGGDLNEIHKVTRDDAQAFEDMVNGMKAQMRALETCGKPVVAAINGTALGGGLEIALACHHRIVLNDDRIQLGLPEVTLGLLPGGGGTQRLPRMIGLEAAFPLLMEGKKLRPKAALKAGMIDELADSVEDMMAKARAFIEANPKCQQPWDKKGFKLPGGAPHHPAMAQKLAIAPAMLKQKTKGCYPAPERIMAAAVEGAQVDFDNGSLIETRYFAELVTGQVAKNMTGTFWFQLNTINGGGSRPEGVEKASFKKVGVLGAGMMGAGIAYSTASRGMEVVLKDVSVEGAEKGKSYSENLLAKKVSRGRMTEEEKAEVLGRIKATDSAADLEGCDLVIEAVFEDSDLKAKVTAEAEPKLVKNGIFASNTSTIPITQLAKASDKPENFIGLHFFSPVDKMMLVEIIVGDKTSDETLARAFDYVQQIGKIPVVVNDSRGFFTSRVFGTFVNEGICMLGEGIHPASIDNAGLLAGMPVGPLTISDEVSLTLMQHVRDQSKKDVEAAGGTWTAHPAEAIIDQMVNDYGRKGKSAGAGFYDYPAKGKKHFWPELETLYVDQDKASQVKLQDLKDRILFIQAIETVRCLEEGVLRTVEDANIGSIFGIGYAPWTGGAIQFINQYGVRAFTERAKELAAAHGERFAPPALLLEHAEQKKLFT from the coding sequence AACCGTTCCCAGGGTTCAGGGCGACCTAGACAACATCTGCGGCATTATTGTTGCCTCTGCCAAGAAGACCTTCTTTGCCGGCGGAGACCTGAACGAAATTCACAAAGTTACCCGCGACGATGCTCAGGCCTTTGAAGACATGGTCAACGGCATGAAAGCCCAGATGCGGGCACTGGAAACCTGCGGTAAACCCGTAGTGGCCGCAATCAACGGCACTGCACTGGGTGGCGGCTTGGAAATTGCCCTAGCCTGTCATCACCGCATCGTTTTGAACGACGACCGCATTCAGCTGGGCCTCCCTGAAGTAACACTTGGCCTTCTGCCCGGTGGCGGCGGTACTCAGCGCCTGCCCAGAATGATTGGTTTGGAAGCGGCTTTCCCGCTTCTGATGGAAGGCAAAAAGCTACGCCCTAAGGCTGCCCTGAAAGCCGGAATGATTGATGAACTGGCCGATTCAGTAGAAGACATGATGGCCAAGGCAAGAGCCTTTATTGAAGCCAACCCTAAGTGCCAGCAGCCCTGGGATAAGAAGGGCTTCAAACTTCCAGGTGGCGCGCCTCATCACCCAGCGATGGCGCAGAAACTGGCGATTGCGCCTGCCATGCTGAAGCAGAAAACCAAAGGCTGCTACCCGGCACCAGAGCGCATTATGGCCGCGGCTGTTGAAGGCGCACAGGTAGATTTCGATAACGGTAGCCTGATTGAAACCCGCTATTTTGCCGAGCTGGTAACTGGCCAAGTCGCCAAGAACATGACCGGCACGTTCTGGTTTCAGCTCAACACCATTAATGGAGGCGGTAGCCGTCCGGAAGGAGTGGAGAAGGCGTCCTTTAAAAAGGTTGGTGTACTAGGTGCAGGCATGATGGGCGCAGGCATCGCCTATTCCACTGCCAGCCGCGGTATGGAAGTCGTTCTTAAAGACGTTTCTGTCGAGGGCGCCGAAAAAGGCAAGAGCTACTCTGAAAACCTGCTGGCGAAGAAAGTAAGCCGCGGTCGTATGACTGAAGAAGAGAAGGCGGAAGTGCTGGGTCGTATCAAGGCCACAGATTCTGCCGCCGACCTGGAAGGCTGTGATTTGGTTATCGAAGCTGTGTTTGAAGACAGCGACCTAAAAGCGAAAGTGACTGCAGAAGCCGAGCCAAAGCTGGTCAAAAACGGCATCTTTGCTTCCAACACCTCGACCATCCCCATTACCCAGTTGGCTAAGGCTTCTGACAAGCCAGAAAACTTCATCGGGCTGCACTTTTTCTCACCCGTCGACAAAATGATGCTTGTAGAGATCATTGTTGGTGATAAAACGTCGGATGAAACTCTCGCAAGAGCCTTCGATTACGTTCAGCAGATTGGCAAAATTCCTGTGGTTGTTAACGACAGCCGCGGCTTCTTCACTTCCCGCGTGTTCGGCACCTTCGTAAATGAAGGCATTTGCATGCTGGGCGAAGGTATACACCCAGCCAGCATCGATAACGCCGGTTTGCTGGCAGGCATGCCCGTCGGCCCTCTGACGATTAGCGATGAAGTCAGCCTTACTCTTATGCAACACGTTCGCGATCAGAGCAAAAAGGACGTAGAAGCAGCTGGCGGCACCTGGACTGCACACCCCGCAGAAGCCATCATCGACCAGATGGTTAACGACTACGGTCGCAAAGGTAAATCTGCTGGCGCCGGTTTCTATGATTACCCAGCCAAGGGCAAGAAGCACTTCTGGCCAGAGCTTGAAACACTCTACGTGGATCAAGACAAAGCCAGCCAGGTGAAACTGCAGGATCTAAAAGACCGAATCTTGTTCATTCAGGCGATTGAAACTGTTCGCTGCCTAGAAGAAGGCGTGTTACGCACCGTAGAAGATGCCAACATTGGCAGCATCTTCGGTATTGGGTACGCACCTTGGACTGGCGGCGCCATACAGTTTATTAACCAGTATGGCGTGAGAGCGTTTACCGAGCGAGCCAAAGAACTGGCTGCAGCTCACGGCGAGCGTTTTGCTCCACCTGCTCTGTTGCTAGAGCATGCAGAGCAAAAAAAGCTGTTCACCTAA
- a CDS encoding carboxy terminal-processing peptidase, with translation MTIAEKTSARNAPFKVCRMSVCKVLTVALLLSAPFGVQAKAVEPEAYTPVAPTIDQARANILIARQLQFTHFRDLGISDKLSGDVFDAYLNYLDGQRVYLIGSDILALEKIKNRLGSALKTGQLQPGFDIYNLVQKRIIERLQFALATLDAGISNLDFSSSESILLDRSEAQWEPDKQALDELWNKRIKNAVLAQRLNGTDDDTITDTLKRRYEGQLKRAYQARSEDAFQAYMNAFTGMWDPHTSYFSPRTSENFNINMSLSLEGIGAVLQADNEYTKVVRLVPGGPASKQGQLKPADRIVSVAQEDEKPVNVIGWRLDEVVDLIRGPRNSVVTLEVVPASATDETLTKSIAINRDEVKLEEQSASKDTIEFERNGEKYTIGVITIPTFYADFQAMQAGDPNYKSTTRDVRKLIAELQQDGVNGLVMDLRNNGGGALHEANDLVGLFIDTGPTVQIRNSSNEVQVLNDTDASVSYDGPLVVLTNRMSASASEIFAGAIQDYGRGLVVGSQTFGKGTVQAVRPLNHGQLKITQSKFYRVSGGSTQHKGVIPDIEIPSRIDKTRIGEDALDHALPWDQIDAVPHTRYFDFSGIIEDLRKRHEDRFASSPEFSLLQQEINFLEEQRQRETVSLNIDERTTQQEQIERTQLSISNARRELRGEEPFESLDELEDWQDQQAADLDTSDEELDFVIREGGHIMADMLELDNKMASILTPQQFAAQAKAP, from the coding sequence ATGACCATCGCGGAAAAAACATCTGCCCGTAACGCGCCTTTCAAAGTTTGCAGGATGAGTGTGTGCAAGGTGCTCACCGTCGCCCTGCTCTTGTCAGCACCATTTGGAGTGCAGGCAAAAGCGGTCGAACCGGAAGCGTATACACCGGTTGCGCCAACGATTGACCAGGCACGAGCGAATATTCTCATTGCTCGGCAGCTGCAGTTCACCCATTTTCGCGACCTGGGCATCAGCGACAAACTGTCTGGTGATGTATTTGATGCCTACCTGAACTACCTGGATGGCCAGAGAGTTTATCTGATTGGTAGCGATATACTGGCCCTCGAAAAAATCAAAAATCGCTTAGGGTCTGCCCTCAAAACAGGCCAGCTGCAGCCAGGTTTCGATATTTACAATTTGGTTCAGAAACGCATCATAGAGCGCCTTCAGTTTGCCCTTGCGACCCTTGATGCGGGCATTTCGAACTTAGACTTCAGCTCAAGCGAGAGCATTCTGCTTGATCGCTCGGAAGCCCAGTGGGAGCCCGACAAACAAGCGCTTGATGAACTGTGGAACAAACGCATTAAAAACGCTGTGCTTGCCCAGCGCCTTAACGGCACGGACGACGACACCATCACAGACACTCTGAAGCGCCGTTATGAAGGCCAGCTAAAGCGCGCTTATCAAGCCCGCAGCGAAGATGCCTTTCAGGCCTACATGAATGCGTTTACCGGCATGTGGGACCCACACACGTCCTATTTTTCACCACGCACCTCTGAAAACTTCAACATCAACATGAGCCTTTCGCTAGAGGGTATTGGCGCGGTTCTGCAGGCGGATAACGAGTACACCAAAGTTGTCAGATTGGTTCCCGGTGGCCCTGCATCCAAGCAAGGCCAGCTCAAGCCCGCCGACAGAATTGTCTCGGTGGCACAGGAAGACGAGAAACCGGTTAACGTGATCGGCTGGCGCCTAGATGAAGTAGTCGATCTTATCCGAGGGCCGCGCAACTCCGTGGTTACGCTTGAGGTAGTACCTGCCAGCGCAACGGACGAAACCCTGACCAAATCCATCGCCATTAACCGTGATGAGGTCAAACTGGAAGAGCAAAGCGCAAGCAAAGACACCATCGAGTTTGAGCGCAATGGCGAAAAATACACCATTGGTGTCATTACCATCCCCACGTTCTACGCTGATTTCCAGGCCATGCAGGCAGGAGACCCCAATTACAAGAGCACTACCCGTGATGTACGCAAGCTGATTGCGGAACTGCAACAAGATGGAGTAAACGGCTTGGTAATGGATCTTCGCAACAATGGCGGCGGCGCGTTGCACGAGGCGAACGACCTGGTCGGCCTGTTTATCGATACCGGCCCCACGGTGCAGATTCGTAACTCTAGCAATGAAGTCCAGGTGCTTAATGATACCGATGCATCAGTCTCTTACGACGGACCCTTGGTGGTGCTTACCAATCGCATGAGCGCCTCTGCCTCCGAGATTTTTGCTGGCGCGATCCAGGACTATGGTCGCGGTTTGGTTGTTGGGTCGCAAACGTTTGGCAAAGGCACGGTACAAGCTGTTCGCCCGCTTAATCACGGCCAGCTCAAGATCACTCAGTCAAAGTTCTATCGTGTATCGGGGGGCTCAACTCAGCATAAAGGCGTGATTCCGGATATCGAAATACCTTCGCGCATCGACAAAACCCGTATCGGTGAGGATGCATTGGATCACGCTCTGCCTTGGGATCAGATCGACGCAGTTCCCCATACGCGATATTTCGATTTTAGCGGCATTATCGAAGATCTCCGCAAGCGGCACGAGGATCGCTTTGCCAGCAGCCCGGAGTTCAGCCTTCTTCAGCAGGAAATCAACTTCCTGGAAGAGCAGCGCCAAAGAGAAACCGTGAGCCTGAATATAGACGAGCGCACTACCCAACAGGAACAGATCGAGCGCACCCAGTTGAGCATTTCCAATGCGCGCCGGGAGCTGCGTGGCGAGGAGCCTTTCGAGTCCTTGGACGAGCTTGAAGACTGGCAGGATCAGCAAGCTGCGGATTTGGATACGTCCGACGAAGAATTGGATTTTGTGATTCGCGAAGGCGGACACATTATGGCAGACATGCTGGAACTGGATAATAAGATGGCCTCTATCCTTACGCCACAACAGTTTGCAGCTCAGGCAAAAGCACCGTAA
- a CDS encoding helix-turn-helix domain-containing protein, with amino-acid sequence MVEKTEKQDSNDQESHSRARALQDMLLDALHAMRSQEEVDGLRKPTVSEKAPEGIIDRLASLTGSAFRFGARATDTSLRVGRALINSQDQLRAMLAAGQSLKDIREVAGLTLSEMSEALDLRDKSVLEAIENGTTTLSFELILRLTSLIARNDPIPFIMRTTRNYNPEVWQILNDWGVARVPLQFEREREFINIFRRHDSARTLSDEGFRKVLEFTRQSFEMSLHFVEDQERQIEEFRASFAAQQSELPDSKASVDKKPSAK; translated from the coding sequence ATGGTCGAGAAAACCGAAAAACAGGACAGCAACGACCAGGAGAGCCATAGCAGGGCACGTGCCCTGCAGGACATGTTGCTGGATGCACTCCACGCCATGCGTTCCCAAGAGGAAGTTGACGGGCTGCGCAAACCGACCGTGTCGGAAAAAGCACCAGAAGGCATCATTGACCGACTGGCCAGTCTGACCGGATCGGCTTTCCGATTTGGAGCACGCGCCACTGACACTTCACTGCGAGTAGGCCGGGCGCTCATCAACTCCCAGGATCAGCTTCGGGCCATGCTGGCAGCAGGGCAATCTCTGAAAGACATCCGGGAAGTCGCCGGGCTGACTCTATCGGAAATGAGCGAAGCGCTCGATCTTCGCGACAAGTCCGTTCTCGAGGCCATCGAAAACGGCACGACTACGCTCTCTTTTGAGCTAATTCTTCGCCTAACCTCCCTGATCGCGCGGAACGACCCCATCCCGTTTATCATGCGCACCACTCGGAACTATAATCCCGAGGTCTGGCAAATCCTGAACGACTGGGGCGTAGCAAGAGTGCCACTGCAGTTTGAGCGGGAGCGGGAATTTATAAACATTTTCCGCCGCCATGATTCTGCGCGAACGCTCTCAGATGAAGGCTTTCGCAAGGTGTTGGAGTTCACCCGGCAGAGTTTTGAGATGTCACTGCACTTCGTGGAAGACCAAGAAAGACAAATCGAGGAATTTCGCGCCAGCTTTGCCGCACAACAGAGCGAGCTGCCGGACAGCAAAGCTTCCGTCGATAAAAAACCATCAGCCAAATAG
- the mtnA gene encoding S-methyl-5-thioribose-1-phosphate isomerase, translating to MNSTKESSSPAPSFGGSAAHSTLSIDTVALRWHGSSLELLDQRLLPAQEHWITLEGACGVAQCIQDMVVRGAPAIGISAAYGVALAARHAENESGAGDWKAEIKQAICELSASRPTAVNLFWALQRMERVFHACGSLGEAQKRLADEAVAIHQEDLAGNLAMADHALEAMGLSAGTSTPISVLTHCNTGALATGGYGTALGVIRRLHETKLLKQVYADETRPWLQGSRLTAWELMREGISVTLNADGAAAAILAAGEVRWIIVGADRVTANGDVANKIGTYSLAVLARYHNVGFMVVAPSSTVDMSLASGVEIPIEERDGIEVREIRGIPLAPEGVSVFNPVFDVTPANLIDLIVTEKGVVRNPNSTAMQALFG from the coding sequence ATGAATAGTACTAAGGAATCTTCTTCCCCAGCCCCTTCTTTTGGTGGCTCAGCTGCGCATTCTACCCTTTCTATAGATACGGTCGCGCTCAGATGGCATGGCAGCAGCCTAGAGCTGCTTGATCAGCGCCTGTTGCCAGCGCAAGAACACTGGATAACCCTAGAGGGCGCATGTGGCGTTGCCCAGTGCATTCAGGACATGGTCGTGCGTGGCGCGCCGGCCATTGGTATCAGCGCGGCCTACGGCGTGGCACTGGCTGCCCGGCATGCCGAAAACGAGTCGGGAGCCGGAGACTGGAAAGCTGAAATCAAACAGGCTATTTGTGAGTTATCTGCCTCGCGGCCAACCGCCGTGAATCTGTTTTGGGCCTTGCAGCGAATGGAGCGGGTGTTTCACGCTTGCGGATCTCTGGGCGAAGCACAGAAGCGGCTGGCGGATGAAGCTGTGGCTATTCATCAGGAAGACCTGGCCGGAAACCTTGCTATGGCCGATCACGCACTCGAAGCCATGGGGCTTTCTGCCGGAACCTCCACCCCAATTTCGGTACTTACCCACTGCAACACCGGCGCGCTCGCAACGGGTGGCTATGGCACTGCGCTGGGTGTGATTCGCCGGCTCCATGAGACAAAACTGCTGAAGCAGGTGTATGCCGACGAAACCCGGCCCTGGCTACAGGGGAGCCGTCTTACTGCCTGGGAGCTGATGCGGGAGGGTATTTCGGTTACTTTGAATGCCGATGGCGCTGCGGCGGCCATTCTTGCAGCGGGTGAGGTGCGGTGGATCATTGTTGGTGCAGACAGGGTTACCGCCAACGGCGATGTGGCCAACAAGATTGGTACCTACAGCCTTGCAGTGCTGGCGCGCTATCACAACGTTGGGTTTATGGTTGTGGCGCCCTCAAGCACCGTGGATATGTCGCTGGCGTCTGGTGTGGAAATACCCATTGAAGAGCGTGATGGCATTGAGGTTCGGGAGATACGTGGTATTCCATTGGCCCCGGAAGGTGTGTCGGTGTTCAATCCGGTATTCGATGTGACGCCTGCAAACCTGATCGACTTAATCGTTACAGAGAAGGGGGTTGTGCGTAATCCGAATTCCACGGCAATGCAGGCACTATTTGGCTGA
- a CDS encoding TRZ/ATZ family hydrolase yields MTADTITAADIRINARWLIPIEPSGIVLEHQAVIIQGTKIAAVLPIAEADRGFRTKETIDLPHHVVMPGLINMHGHAAMSLFRGLADDLPLMTWLNEHIWPAEGRFVSEQFIADGTQLAMAEMLRTGTTTFSDMYFFPEIAAQAAHDTGMRTQICFPLLDFPTVWGSGPDEYLSKGEALINTWKDDSYIMPAIGPHAPYTVSDGPLLEAVALSEKTGARIQIHLHETAFEVAEAIEKQGKRPIERLAKLGVLGAKTQCVHMTQISDSDIALLADTGAHVIHCPESNLKLASGLCPAQKLIKSGINLAIGTDGAASNNDLDLFGEIRTAAMVAKVVANDAAALCAHEALQVATLNGAKALGREHELGSLVAGKLADIIAVDLSDPFIQPVYDPASHLVYSNHGRAVTHSWINGVPQVQDGKLTRIDVPDLMLRVEGWAEKIRQQQAD; encoded by the coding sequence ATGACGGCAGATACTATTACCGCAGCCGATATTCGTATCAACGCCCGCTGGCTGATTCCCATTGAACCGTCCGGGATTGTCCTTGAACATCAGGCCGTTATTATTCAGGGCACCAAAATTGCGGCGGTGTTACCCATAGCAGAGGCAGATCGCGGATTCCGCACCAAGGAGACGATCGACCTGCCCCACCACGTGGTTATGCCCGGGCTGATCAACATGCATGGCCATGCGGCCATGTCGCTGTTTCGTGGCCTGGCAGACGATCTTCCCTTAATGACTTGGCTGAATGAACATATCTGGCCGGCAGAAGGCCGTTTTGTCAGCGAGCAGTTTATTGCCGACGGCACACAACTGGCCATGGCAGAAATGCTGAGAACCGGCACAACAACCTTCTCGGACATGTACTTTTTCCCGGAAATTGCAGCCCAAGCGGCTCACGATACCGGCATGCGCACGCAGATATGCTTTCCTCTGCTGGACTTTCCCACGGTATGGGGCTCTGGGCCGGATGAATATCTGAGCAAAGGCGAGGCGTTGATCAATACATGGAAAGATGACAGCTACATTATGCCCGCGATTGGGCCCCATGCACCCTATACGGTATCTGATGGGCCATTACTCGAAGCTGTCGCGCTCTCTGAAAAAACAGGCGCTCGCATCCAGATTCATCTGCATGAAACCGCATTTGAAGTGGCGGAAGCCATAGAAAAACAAGGTAAACGCCCAATTGAACGGCTGGCGAAGCTTGGCGTTCTTGGAGCCAAAACCCAGTGCGTTCACATGACCCAAATCAGCGACTCGGACATTGCGCTGCTTGCAGACACAGGCGCGCACGTTATCCACTGCCCCGAATCCAATCTCAAGCTCGCCAGCGGCTTGTGCCCAGCCCAAAAGCTGATAAAGAGCGGAATCAACCTGGCAATCGGAACCGATGGCGCAGCCAGCAATAACGACTTGGATCTGTTCGGCGAAATACGCACCGCCGCCATGGTTGCAAAAGTGGTCGCCAACGATGCAGCCGCTCTTTGTGCCCATGAAGCACTTCAAGTGGCAACGCTCAATGGCGCCAAAGCTCTGGGCCGGGAACATGAGCTTGGCTCACTGGTGGCCGGCAAGCTGGCAGACATTATCGCTGTTGATCTCAGCGACCCGTTTATTCAGCCGGTTTACGATCCTGCCTCCCATCTTGTCTACAGCAACCATGGCCGCGCAGTAACCCATAGTTGGATTAACGGCGTACCTCAGGTACAGGATGGAAAATTGACGCGTATTGATGTCCCAGATCTTATGCTTCGCGTTGAGGGCTGGGCTGAGAAAATCCGCCAGCAGCAGGCTGACTAA
- the ubiG gene encoding bifunctional 2-polyprenyl-6-hydroxyphenol methylase/3-demethylubiquinol 3-O-methyltransferase UbiG has product MTNQNVDRNEIAKFEALASRWWDPTSEFKPLHDINPLRLNYIDERVSLAGKRVADIGCGGGLLSEGMALRGAHVTGIDMGEAPLAVARLHGLESGIKVDYQKITVEELARDPEHAGQYDAVTCLEMLEHVPDPASIIKACSALLKPGGHLFVSTINRNPKSFLFAIVGAEYVLNMLPKGTHEWKKFIRPSEMSDHLRHAGLDVRELTGMTYNPITRSYKLGRDVDVNYLMHARDIRED; this is encoded by the coding sequence ATGACAAACCAGAACGTGGATCGTAACGAAATCGCCAAGTTTGAAGCCCTGGCCAGCCGTTGGTGGGACCCCACCAGCGAGTTCAAGCCGCTGCACGACATTAATCCGCTGCGCCTGAACTACATCGACGAGCGCGTATCCCTCGCGGGCAAACGGGTGGCAGACATAGGCTGTGGCGGCGGATTGCTTTCAGAAGGCATGGCGCTGCGCGGTGCTCATGTAACCGGCATAGACATGGGCGAAGCGCCACTGGCTGTTGCACGATTACACGGCCTGGAAAGCGGAATTAAAGTCGACTACCAGAAAATCACCGTTGAAGAACTGGCCCGCGACCCAGAACATGCCGGCCAGTACGATGCGGTTACTTGCTTGGAAATGCTGGAGCACGTACCCGACCCGGCTTCGATCATCAAAGCCTGCTCTGCCCTTCTCAAACCCGGCGGGCACCTGTTTGTATCTACCATCAATCGCAACCCAAAATCCTTCTTGTTTGCCATTGTGGGTGCTGAATACGTTCTGAACATGCTGCCCAAGGGCACGCACGAATGGAAGAAGTTTATCCGGCCATCAGAAATGTCCGACCATCTGCGCCACGCCGGGCTGGATGTGCGTGAGCTGACGGGTATGACCTATAACCCTATTACCCGTTCCTATAAGCTGGGCCGGGACGTGGATGTAAACTATCTGATGCACGCGCGGGATATCCGTGAAGACTGA
- a CDS encoding HAD family hydrolase, translating into MKTEQPSTVLFDLDGTLIDTAPDFIRCLNELRQQHGLPALPADRIRRSVSNGARAMVRVGFGLEPEHPDYLGKHTAFLDLYEAGVAVETRLFEGMDALLQSLEQRGIPWGIVTNKPVRFAAPLVQALGLAERCASLVCPDHVTDRKPHPEALFLACKQIGAGPARAVYVGDHERDIEAGRNARMKTIAVRYGYIEEPETVDLWQADIIADTVNDLAKLL; encoded by the coding sequence GTGAAGACTGAACAACCCTCAACCGTTCTGTTCGATCTGGATGGCACACTGATCGACACAGCGCCAGATTTTATCCGGTGCCTTAACGAATTGCGCCAGCAACACGGGCTCCCGGCACTTCCGGCAGATCGCATACGCCGGTCCGTCTCCAATGGCGCCCGGGCCATGGTGCGGGTGGGCTTTGGGCTGGAGCCAGAGCACCCGGATTATCTTGGCAAACACACAGCCTTTCTGGATCTGTACGAGGCCGGTGTCGCCGTTGAAACCCGTCTCTTTGAGGGCATGGATGCGCTGCTTCAATCGCTGGAACAACGAGGAATCCCCTGGGGCATTGTTACCAACAAACCGGTACGCTTTGCTGCCCCGCTGGTTCAGGCCCTTGGTTTGGCAGAACGCTGTGCTTCGCTGGTTTGTCCCGATCACGTCACCGATCGAAAACCACATCCGGAAGCCCTTTTTCTCGCCTGCAAACAAATCGGCGCAGGTCCTGCCCGCGCGGTGTATGTAGGCGATCACGAACGCGATATCGAAGCCGGCCGCAATGCCCGCATGAAAACCATCGCCGTGCGCTATGGCTATATCGAAGAGCCTGAAACCGTTGATCTATGGCAAGCAGACATCATCGCAGACACCGTCAACGATCTCGCAAAGCTGTTATAA
- a CDS encoding YciK family oxidoreductase: MHDYQAPADLLKDRIILVTGAGSGIGRTAAKTYAAHGATVILVGRTLSKLESVYDEIEADGHPKPAIVPMNFEGAAVKDYEELAMTLEDNFGKLDGLLHNAGILGDRSPVEMYDPELWNRVMNVNATAPFLMSRAMIPLLRKSDAASIIFTSSGVGRKAKAYWGAYAVSKFAVEGLTQLLADELDDKHSNVRVNSLNPGATRTNMRAHAYPAENPNQNPTPEDIMPVYLYLMGRDSADVNGQQVDAQLK, translated from the coding sequence ATGCATGATTATCAGGCACCCGCCGATCTTCTGAAAGACCGCATCATACTGGTGACCGGTGCGGGCAGCGGAATCGGCCGTACAGCAGCCAAAACCTATGCCGCCCACGGTGCCACTGTGATTCTTGTGGGGCGAACCTTAAGCAAGCTGGAATCGGTGTACGACGAAATCGAAGCCGACGGGCACCCCAAGCCGGCCATTGTGCCGATGAACTTTGAAGGCGCTGCCGTAAAAGATTACGAAGAACTGGCCATGACCCTGGAAGACAACTTCGGGAAGCTCGATGGCCTGCTTCACAACGCCGGCATTCTAGGCGACCGCAGCCCGGTAGAGATGTACGACCCGGAGCTCTGGAATAGGGTCATGAACGTGAATGCTACGGCACCGTTTCTAATGAGCCGAGCGATGATTCCCCTGTTGCGCAAGTCGGATGCTGCGTCGATTATCTTCACCTCCTCCGGTGTTGGTCGCAAGGCAAAGGCTTACTGGGGTGCCTACGCCGTATCAAAGTTTGCGGTGGAAGGGCTGACCCAGCTTCTGGCCGACGAGTTGGATGATAAGCACTCCAACGTTCGGGTAAACAGCCTGAACCCAGGCGCTACCAGAACCAATATGCGGGCCCATGCCTACCCAGCAGAGAACCCGAATCAGAACCCGACACCGGAAGATATAATGCCGGTTTACCTGTACCTGATGGGCCGTGACAGCGCCGACGTAAACGGCCAGCAAGTGGACGCCCAGCTAAAATAA
- a CDS encoding glutaredoxin family protein — translation MELLFYTTSQCHLCELAEALLVSTPMPTPIPVDVVDIAHSKELVERFGTRIPVLRRSDTGQELDWPFTRDQLLTFLQ, via the coding sequence ATGGAACTGCTTTTTTACACCACATCTCAATGCCATTTGTGTGAGCTTGCCGAAGCCTTGCTCGTGAGCACGCCCATGCCAACGCCAATACCGGTGGATGTGGTGGATATTGCACACTCAAAAGAGCTGGTAGAACGTTTCGGCACGCGAATTCCTGTCCTTCGGCGCAGCGATACTGGGCAGGAACTCGACTGGCCATTTACCCGCGATCAGTTACTCACGTTTCTGCAATGA
- the yaaA gene encoding peroxide stress protein YaaA: MLMVISPAKTLDYESPLATETFTKPDFLDDACELIDQLKELEPHQVSNLMNISDKLGQLNAERFQSWHTPFSEKNARQALLAFKGDVYTGLDAGSFSEQDFSFAQKHLRMLSGLYGVLKPLDLMQPYRLEMGTKLENERGKDLYAFWGDRLTQEINRLLKSDDDVLVNLASNEYFKSLKKKDLEGRLITPQFKDWKNGQYKMISFYAKKARGLMCRYAILNRITDANDLKGFDLDGYYFSEDQSDKNNWVFLRDEH, from the coding sequence ATGCTGATGGTTATCTCACCCGCTAAAACCCTCGACTACGAGAGCCCGCTGGCAACGGAAACCTTTACCAAGCCAGACTTTCTAGACGACGCCTGCGAACTGATTGACCAGCTTAAAGAGCTGGAGCCCCACCAGGTGAGCAACCTGATGAACATCAGCGACAAGCTGGGGCAGTTGAACGCCGAACGCTTTCAGAGCTGGCACACGCCCTTCTCTGAGAAGAACGCCCGCCAAGCCTTGCTGGCGTTCAAAGGTGACGTATACACAGGGCTAGATGCTGGAAGCTTCAGCGAGCAGGACTTCAGTTTCGCCCAGAAGCATCTGCGCATGTTGTCCGGGTTGTACGGCGTTCTCAAACCTCTTGACCTAATGCAGCCGTACCGGTTGGAAATGGGCACAAAGCTTGAGAACGAACGCGGCAAGGATCTGTATGCGTTTTGGGGTGATCGCCTCACTCAGGAAATAAACCGCCTGCTGAAGAGCGACGACGACGTTCTGGTAAACCTGGCCTCGAACGAATATTTCAAGAGCCTGAAGAAGAAAGACCTTGAAGGACGGCTTATTACCCCCCAATTCAAGGATTGGAAGAATGGTCAGTACAAAATGATCAGCTTCTACGCCAAGAAAGCACGTGGCCTAATGTGCCGCTATGCCATCCTGAATCGCATTACCGACGCAAACGACCTCAAGGGTTTTGACCTTGATGGCTACTATTTCAGTGAAGACCAGTCCGACAAGAACAACTGGGTTTTCCTGCGGGATGAACACTAA